One window of the Allosaccharopolyspora coralli genome contains the following:
- the folE gene encoding GTP cyclohydrolase I FolE encodes MTPGTALRVVHEPDTGIDLDAAERAAGQLLRALGISTDSESLSGTPGRMARAYAELFTPRPFDLTTFPNEEGYDELVLARAIPVRSVCEHHLLPFVGVAHVGYLPGQRILGLSKLARIVEHFACRPQVQERLTKQVADWLCAHLDPKGVGVVIEAEHSCMTLRGVQATGACTVTSTLLGTLREDARSRQEFFSLTGVNSA; translated from the coding sequence ATGACCCCCGGCACCGCACTGCGTGTCGTACACGAACCCGACACCGGCATCGACCTCGACGCCGCCGAACGCGCCGCAGGCCAGCTGTTACGGGCTTTGGGGATCTCCACCGACTCCGAGAGCCTGTCCGGCACCCCCGGCCGGATGGCCCGCGCCTATGCCGAGCTGTTCACCCCTCGCCCGTTCGACTTGACCACGTTCCCCAACGAGGAGGGCTACGACGAGCTCGTGCTGGCCCGCGCCATCCCGGTGCGCTCGGTCTGCGAGCACCACCTGCTGCCCTTCGTCGGCGTCGCCCACGTCGGCTACCTGCCCGGCCAGCGCATCCTGGGACTGTCCAAACTGGCCCGCATCGTTGAACATTTCGCCTGTCGTCCCCAGGTGCAGGAACGCCTGACCAAACAGGTCGCCGACTGGCTGTGTGCGCACCTGGACCCGAAAGGCGTCGGAGTGGTCATCGAAGCCGAACACAGCTGCATGACCCTGCGCGGAGTCCAAGCCACCGGCGCCTGCACCGTGACCTCCACACTACTGGGCACCCTGCGCGAAGACGCTCGCTCCCGACAAGAATTCTTCTCCCTCACCGGCGTTAACAGCGCCTAA
- the merA gene encoding mercury(II) reductase → MFDLAIIGSGGAAFAAAIAARREDRSVVMVERGTVGGTCVNTGCVPSKALLAAAEARHVALSADRFPGIRASAEEVAFTELIGGKSDLVASMRQDKYTGLSAEYGWEIIDGRARFVHGPTVEVDLAEGGSRRIEAEHYLVATGSSPRIPGVDGLDEVDYLTSTTAMELTALPGSMLVIGGNYVGLEQAQLFSRLGVRVEVVEMLDRLAPAEEPEVSDALARVFAEEGIGVHTGTVLTQVRRENEQVVADLRAPQGHPLELRVDALLMATGRAPATDGLGLDAVGVRTGQHGQVVTDEHLRTDNPQIWAAGDVTGHPQFVYVAGAHGAVVVDNAFHQADRTLDYHHLPRVTFTSPQIAAAGLTDAEAQERGYDCECRVLPLEYVPRALINRDTRGLVKLVAERDTGRLLGAHVLADGAGEVIATAVYALHNQMSVYDMGELWCPYLTMAEALKLAAQTFTRDITKLSCCAA, encoded by the coding sequence GTGTTTGATCTGGCGATAATCGGCTCCGGGGGTGCGGCGTTCGCGGCGGCAATCGCCGCGCGACGGGAGGACCGTTCGGTGGTGATGGTCGAGCGCGGCACCGTCGGGGGTACCTGTGTGAACACCGGCTGCGTGCCGTCGAAAGCGCTCCTGGCTGCCGCCGAGGCCCGACACGTCGCGCTCTCGGCCGACCGGTTCCCGGGGATTCGGGCCAGCGCCGAGGAGGTCGCCTTCACCGAGTTGATCGGCGGGAAGAGCGACCTGGTGGCTTCGATGCGTCAGGACAAGTACACGGGGTTGTCCGCCGAGTACGGCTGGGAGATCATCGATGGCCGGGCGCGGTTCGTGCACGGGCCCACGGTGGAGGTCGACCTCGCCGAGGGCGGGAGCCGACGGATCGAGGCCGAGCACTATCTCGTCGCCACCGGCTCTTCTCCGCGGATACCGGGGGTGGACGGGCTGGACGAGGTGGACTACCTGACCTCGACCACGGCGATGGAACTCACTGCCCTGCCGGGATCGATGCTGGTCATCGGGGGCAACTATGTCGGTCTGGAACAGGCTCAGCTGTTCTCTCGCCTCGGGGTGCGCGTGGAGGTCGTCGAGATGCTGGACCGGCTGGCCCCGGCCGAGGAACCCGAGGTCTCCGACGCGCTCGCACGGGTTTTCGCCGAGGAAGGCATCGGCGTGCACACCGGCACGGTCTTGACCCAGGTACGCCGTGAGAACGAGCAGGTGGTCGCCGACCTGCGCGCCCCGCAGGGGCACCCTCTCGAACTGCGGGTCGATGCCCTGCTGATGGCCACCGGGCGCGCACCGGCCACCGACGGGTTGGGGCTGGACGCCGTCGGCGTACGGACGGGGCAGCACGGCCAGGTCGTCACCGATGAACACCTGCGCACCGACAATCCACAGATCTGGGCCGCCGGGGATGTGACCGGACACCCGCAATTCGTCTACGTCGCGGGCGCGCACGGCGCGGTCGTGGTCGACAACGCCTTCCACCAGGCAGACCGAACGCTGGATTACCACCACCTGCCGCGGGTGACCTTTACCAGCCCCCAGATCGCCGCCGCGGGCCTGACCGACGCCGAGGCCCAGGAGCGCGGGTACGACTGCGAATGTCGGGTCCTGCCGCTGGAATACGTGCCGCGAGCCCTGATCAACCGCGACACGCGCGGGCTGGTCAAACTGGTCGCGGAACGCGACACCGGCCGGCTGCTCGGTGCGCACGTGCTCGCCGACGGCGCCGGTGAAGTGATCGCCACCGCCGTCTACGCGCTGCACAACCAGATGAGCGTCTACGACATGGGCGAACTCTGGTGCCCGTACCTGACGATGGCCGAAGCCCTCAAACTCGCCGCCCAAACCTTCACCCGCGACATCACCAAACTCTCCTGCTGCGCGGCCTGA